Proteins found in one Paenibacillus borealis genomic segment:
- a CDS encoding response regulator transcription factor: MKKKLLLVEDELRIRELVSDYFIQDGWEVREADNGKDALLWFNSLLPDLLILDIMMPKMNGFEVCREIRKLSAIPIILLTAKSADDDKIHGFELGADDYVTKPFSPKVLVARANALMKRAQGTHLPDSGIVKFGSAMLNTLAHRLEVEGVEVELTPKEYDLLCLLIRNKGIVISRDSILSRVWGIEFEGDSRVVDSHIKKLRGKLGYESRYIRTVIGTGYRFEVEE, translated from the coding sequence TTGAAGAAAAAGTTACTGCTCGTCGAAGATGAGCTGCGTATCCGTGAACTGGTATCTGATTATTTCATCCAGGACGGCTGGGAAGTGCGCGAAGCTGACAATGGAAAGGATGCGCTCCTCTGGTTCAATTCACTTCTGCCGGATCTGCTGATTCTCGATATCATGATGCCCAAGATGAATGGATTTGAGGTCTGCCGGGAAATCCGCAAGCTTTCAGCGATCCCCATTATTCTGCTGACCGCCAAGTCTGCAGATGACGACAAAATACATGGCTTCGAATTAGGTGCAGATGATTATGTAACCAAGCCCTTCAGTCCTAAAGTACTGGTGGCCCGGGCGAATGCGCTTATGAAACGGGCCCAAGGCACACATCTGCCGGATTCCGGCATTGTGAAGTTTGGTTCGGCGATGCTCAACACGCTAGCACACCGTCTGGAGGTAGAGGGTGTAGAAGTCGAGCTTACCCCGAAGGAATATGATCTCCTGTGTCTGCTGATCCGGAACAAGGGAATTGTGATTTCCAGGGATTCGATCCTCAGCCGTGTCTGGGGCATTGAATTTGAGGGAGACTCCCGTGTCGTGGATAGCCATATCAAGAAACTGCGCGGGAAGCTGGGATATGAATCCCGCTATATCCGTACGGTTATCGGCACAGGGTACAGGTTTGAGGTTGAGGAATGA
- a CDS encoding sensor histidine kinase has protein sequence MRRRGITFKLFVMTVIFFVCFYGMVILSQLLFFDSFYQSQKENRVEKHLKSFGMSYTKESWGQSRTSRELVRFMLRNKTQMVIVRLDGRLKSEDPFRMKLMDEAGKIQVIPMSLFMNEYGDTLRAAHLTENDQVTVQGERLDEDNDPGNLIYPLTITKQGGPQIGEEPEDGMSTISGTITELVLPDLKVWNPRQGILFEALEDWFPLTLDQNEELRNLNIVKEEWTAPWSGIRNSVIILPVKQGNGEVELLFTVTSLQDVKDSNVALRWFFLYLGIGGFILILVLSLFYSKMVTRPLIKLNNIAKRMVSLDFTGHSSIRQKDELGSLSKSMFTLSQSLDAALGELREANQQLVKDMEQKKKMEQMQQDFFASASHELKTPLSIIKGFAEGLEDGVSAGKQDHYIKVIIEEADKMEFLVKDMLDLARLESGTIKLRKSSFMLSEMTERVTDKLIHSLGDKQLNVVIIPANELPLYADASWIEQVISNLLTNAIRHAEHGSTITVAVESQEKSLSFAIHNKGENIPEDQLEQIWERFYRAEASRSRLTGGTGLGLSITKQILDMHGCRYAVINTTDGVCFNVTFEG, from the coding sequence ATGAGAAGACGCGGGATTACCTTTAAGCTGTTTGTGATGACCGTGATCTTTTTCGTATGTTTTTACGGGATGGTAATCTTGAGCCAGCTGCTGTTCTTTGACAGCTTCTATCAGAGCCAGAAGGAGAACAGGGTGGAGAAGCATCTCAAGAGCTTCGGGATGAGCTATACGAAAGAATCCTGGGGGCAAAGCCGTACTTCCCGTGAACTGGTCCGCTTCATGCTGCGCAATAAGACTCAGATGGTCATTGTGAGGCTGGATGGCCGGTTGAAGTCTGAAGATCCGTTCCGGATGAAGCTGATGGATGAAGCGGGCAAGATTCAGGTAATTCCGATGTCCCTGTTCATGAACGAATATGGGGATACGCTTAGGGCAGCCCATTTGACAGAAAATGATCAAGTCACTGTCCAGGGAGAGCGTCTTGATGAAGACAATGACCCCGGAAATCTGATCTATCCGCTCACGATTACGAAACAAGGCGGACCGCAGATCGGCGAGGAGCCTGAAGACGGGATGAGCACTATTTCCGGGACAATCACTGAACTTGTATTGCCGGATTTGAAAGTCTGGAATCCGCGGCAGGGCATCCTCTTCGAGGCCTTGGAGGACTGGTTTCCTCTGACGCTTGATCAGAACGAAGAACTCCGAAATCTTAACATAGTGAAAGAGGAGTGGACCGCTCCCTGGAGCGGTATCCGGAATTCTGTCATTATTCTTCCGGTCAAGCAGGGGAACGGGGAAGTTGAGCTCTTATTCACGGTCACCTCCCTGCAGGATGTTAAAGACTCGAATGTGGCGCTGCGCTGGTTCTTTTTATATCTGGGAATCGGCGGGTTTATTCTGATACTGGTCCTGTCGCTGTTCTATTCCAAGATGGTCACCCGTCCGCTGATTAAGCTCAATAATATCGCCAAACGGATGGTGTCGCTGGATTTCACAGGTCATTCTTCGATCCGTCAAAAGGATGAGCTGGGCAGCTTGTCCAAAAGCATGTTCACTTTGTCGCAAAGTCTAGATGCTGCACTGGGTGAGCTTCGGGAGGCGAATCAGCAGCTGGTTAAAGATATGGAGCAGAAGAAGAAAATGGAGCAGATGCAGCAGGACTTTTTTGCGAGCGCCTCTCATGAATTGAAGACTCCGCTCAGTATTATCAAAGGATTCGCAGAAGGTCTGGAGGATGGGGTAAGCGCCGGCAAACAGGATCATTATATCAAGGTCATTATCGAGGAAGCCGATAAAATGGAGTTTCTCGTAAAAGATATGCTGGATTTAGCCAGACTTGAGTCCGGCACGATCAAACTCCGCAAAAGCTCCTTTATGCTGAGCGAAATGACGGAGAGGGTGACGGACAAACTGATACATTCACTTGGTGACAAGCAGCTGAATGTGGTTATTATTCCGGCGAACGAGCTGCCGCTTTATGCCGATGCGTCCTGGATTGAACAGGTAATCAGCAACCTGCTGACCAATGCGATCAGACATGCGGAACATGGAAGTACAATAACCGTTGCCGTGGAGAGTCAAGAGAAATCACTTTCATTCGCCATACACAATAAAGGAGAGAACATCCCCGAAGATCAGCTGGAGCAGATCTGGGAGCGCTTCTACCGGGCGGAAGCTTCCCGCAGCCGTCTGACAGGGGGAACCGGACTCGGACTTTCGATTACGAAGCAGATATTGGATATGCACGGCTGCCGGTATGCAGTGATAAACACAACGGACGGCGTCTGTTTTAATGTGACCTTTGAAGGCTGA
- the pssA gene encoding CDP-diacylglycerol--serine O-phosphatidyltransferase: protein MKWNWLPSMCTLGNLGLGSVSLLFTIQERYNLALLMILLAAICDVMDGLLARMLHCTSDFGKQLDSLADIISFGLAPTFLILLYRLENVEWLGPVAAVAFLICGALRLARFNLSAPSKGFTGMPITAAGLILSMIALVAERMKPELVIVLMGLLSLLMVSRIPFPSFKKFVNRK from the coding sequence ATGAAATGGAACTGGCTGCCTTCAATGTGCACACTGGGAAATCTGGGACTAGGATCAGTTTCCTTGCTCTTCACGATTCAAGAACGTTATAATCTCGCTTTACTGATGATACTGCTGGCGGCAATATGTGATGTCATGGACGGATTACTGGCAAGAATGCTCCATTGTACAAGCGATTTCGGCAAACAACTGGACTCATTGGCAGATATTATTTCCTTTGGACTTGCCCCGACCTTCCTCATATTGTTGTACAGGCTGGAGAATGTAGAGTGGCTTGGACCTGTTGCTGCCGTTGCGTTCCTGATCTGCGGAGCGCTGCGCCTGGCCAGATTTAATCTGTCGGCGCCTTCGAAGGGCTTCACGGGTATGCCTATTACGGCTGCAGGGCTTATTCTATCGATGATCGCATTAGTGGCTGAACGGATGAAGCCGGAGCTGGTCATCGTCCTGATGGGACTGCTGTCCTTGCTCATGGTTAGCCGGATTCCGTTCCCCTCGTTCAAAAAATTCGTTAACAGGAAGTGA
- a CDS encoding DedA family protein has product MPWIIEMISQYGYLAIFGLLALGLIGLPVPDELLMLFVGYLSSTMVLDFSVSVLVCFIGSITGMLISYTIGLRLGQPVVDKYGKWIGLTPKRFSSVKRWFFRFGNWTVFIAYFVPGLRHVTSYISGISAMSFRKYLVVTVAGALTWSLLFVSIGYFVGSRLSFT; this is encoded by the coding sequence ATGCCATGGATCATTGAGATGATCTCACAATACGGATATTTAGCCATATTTGGCCTGCTCGCGCTGGGTCTTATCGGACTGCCTGTACCCGATGAGCTGCTGATGCTGTTCGTTGGCTATCTATCCTCAACAATGGTGCTGGATTTCTCAGTTTCGGTCCTGGTGTGCTTTATCGGATCAATAACAGGTATGCTGATCAGCTATACTATCGGTCTGAGACTCGGGCAGCCGGTGGTAGACAAATACGGGAAGTGGATAGGGCTTACACCAAAAAGGTTCTCAAGTGTGAAAAGATGGTTCTTCCGGTTCGGAAACTGGACGGTCTTCATCGCTTATTTCGTTCCGGGTCTCAGACATGTTACGAGCTATATCTCCGGAATCAGTGCCATGTCTTTCAGAAAATACCTGGTTGTCACCGTTGCAGGTGCGCTCACGTGGTCACTTCTGTTTGTCTCTATCGGCTATTTCGTAGGTTCGAGGTTATCTTTTACGTAG
- a CDS encoding GNAT family N-acetyltransferase, with translation MPEIQEIVIEEYEPARHAASIAEMWNRSSESWGGDNAYRTEESVLREHENSTLLKVFLAVAGGEVIGYCSFSHYKEDTGALYIPLLNVRPDFHGRKVGKRLVRRAVEETIRLGWPRLDLYTWAGNVKAVPTYKKSGFFWEKRDDTTHLMNFIPSVLQTGAVKTYFEKIDWYNDSIREINVQPDGQGEGGFDYFTYEWLKDGLRLKMEYERSGRGLRLIETEDYRIQATISDRHELPFGAQYPVVYEAVNKSGKPLSLQINGISNPQISFELNESRDIESETQIEGSFFVHPVQEEQSIYQTHPIVEAELLINGLPAVFKLGVKPKFPVKVQLQLPDRTVYIGEEFEVDVTVENGYRTDTLFAFDLPEDSILTFGQTTLTVQVPAKGRRTVTIKARLQAYGIWHHEVKIRNAGGSTEPVILGQEMSLVFPGADAAFGGKTDKGWVISSGRYSAVLDKSGNTLKLYEGRMKAVSLAYPKFGLPYTNEFKKVAPVEVHYYKDDEAMVLEAGYELTARPGILLTMVVKLYSNGITSRHFRIHNPLDTDQEEELVLKDSFEFSLSGGVIPYNDKYLDLSLGAEASSPDYWDVRKFTENWMFAAHGEFSRGISWPAELELIQESWLHAVEHSLGRIPAGGKLETSPLRIALGTWNNWQDFRAFALLRSNTRDLNSAQQLEANLNNRNPFISGPLTLSLQEQKKTYLDGEIRVSSCAGSIKETSIAVQGEQKLAEITLPLTRSSGSDPDVITLQLDMDIYESSRAFLVFPVSDQVIQQQILDIGQSQVLAVDNGILRIQASSDFAPGLFSLEYQGQEWLDSSFPQPIAKSWWNPWVGGILTMVNDISLRSFMEEPRTADFAELTDDKGNRWTGIRMSVTIQQNDKYKGLILHQYFMLLPGVPVLASTVHIEQNTGTPLYPLELETSSHYRASADLKDSRGYLKNSSGEELVYKAGRVQLGVRSTNGILQVGSKEREQRLTLVTAPDLSSTTLMANTHAALSYAIDPLDLKDGEERFSKPQFYLISDLKIPEQAYADLLSIRFNK, from the coding sequence ATGCCGGAAATACAAGAAATAGTCATTGAAGAATACGAGCCTGCCAGGCATGCCGCGTCCATTGCTGAAATGTGGAATCGGAGCTCTGAAAGCTGGGGCGGGGATAACGCCTACCGGACAGAGGAAAGTGTGCTCAGAGAACATGAGAACAGCACGCTGCTCAAAGTGTTTCTGGCTGTAGCAGGCGGTGAGGTTATCGGGTACTGCAGCTTCTCCCATTACAAAGAGGATACCGGCGCGCTTTATATTCCACTGCTCAATGTCAGACCGGATTTCCATGGACGTAAGGTTGGCAAGAGACTGGTTAGACGGGCTGTCGAGGAGACCATTCGGCTTGGCTGGCCGCGGCTCGATTTATACACCTGGGCGGGTAACGTCAAGGCGGTTCCTACCTATAAGAAAAGCGGTTTTTTCTGGGAGAAACGGGATGATACTACCCATCTGATGAATTTTATCCCTTCAGTGCTGCAGACCGGTGCGGTGAAGACTTATTTTGAGAAGATCGACTGGTATAACGACAGCATCCGCGAAATCAATGTTCAGCCTGATGGCCAGGGGGAAGGCGGATTTGACTATTTTACATATGAATGGCTGAAAGACGGACTGCGCCTGAAAATGGAATATGAGCGGAGCGGCCGCGGACTGCGCCTGATTGAGACGGAGGATTACCGGATTCAGGCAACGATTTCTGACCGGCATGAGCTGCCTTTCGGAGCTCAATACCCCGTTGTATATGAAGCTGTTAATAAAAGCGGGAAGCCTTTATCCCTGCAGATTAACGGCATAAGCAATCCGCAAATCAGCTTTGAGCTGAACGAATCGCGGGATATTGAATCGGAGACGCAGATTGAGGGCAGCTTCTTCGTCCATCCGGTACAAGAGGAACAGAGTATCTATCAGACCCATCCCATTGTAGAGGCTGAACTGCTCATTAACGGCTTGCCTGCCGTATTCAAACTCGGGGTTAAGCCCAAGTTCCCGGTCAAAGTGCAGCTGCAGCTACCTGACAGAACCGTCTATATCGGGGAAGAGTTTGAGGTTGATGTAACGGTAGAGAACGGGTACCGTACGGATACGCTGTTCGCCTTTGATTTGCCAGAGGATTCCATCCTCACGTTCGGGCAGACTACACTTACAGTTCAGGTTCCGGCAAAGGGCCGGAGAACCGTCACAATAAAAGCCCGGCTGCAAGCCTACGGCATTTGGCATCATGAAGTGAAGATCCGGAATGCAGGCGGCAGTACTGAACCGGTGATTCTCGGGCAGGAGATGAGCCTGGTCTTCCCTGGGGCAGACGCTGCCTTTGGCGGTAAAACGGACAAGGGATGGGTGATCAGCAGCGGACGGTATTCGGCAGTTCTGGATAAATCCGGCAATACGCTGAAGCTATATGAAGGCCGTATGAAGGCTGTAAGCCTGGCCTATCCGAAGTTTGGTCTGCCTTATACCAATGAGTTCAAGAAGGTAGCGCCAGTTGAGGTGCATTATTATAAAGATGATGAAGCCATGGTGCTGGAGGCCGGGTATGAACTGACTGCTAGACCAGGCATACTGCTGACCATGGTGGTGAAGCTGTACAGCAATGGTATCACCTCCCGGCATTTCAGGATTCATAATCCGCTGGACACCGATCAAGAGGAAGAATTGGTTCTGAAGGACAGCTTCGAGTTTAGCCTTAGTGGAGGAGTCATCCCTTATAATGATAAGTATTTAGATTTGAGCTTAGGTGCAGAAGCGTCCAGCCCGGACTATTGGGATGTCCGGAAGTTCACAGAAAACTGGATGTTCGCTGCCCATGGAGAATTCTCGCGGGGGATAAGCTGGCCGGCAGAATTAGAGCTTATCCAGGAATCGTGGCTGCATGCTGTTGAGCATTCGCTGGGCCGGATTCCCGCTGGAGGCAAGCTGGAGACAAGTCCGCTGCGGATTGCGCTGGGGACCTGGAACAACTGGCAGGATTTCCGTGCGTTCGCACTGCTACGCAGCAATACGCGTGATCTGAATTCTGCACAGCAGCTGGAGGCCAATCTGAATAACAGGAACCCGTTCATCAGTGGTCCTCTAACGCTCTCACTGCAGGAGCAGAAGAAGACTTATTTGGACGGTGAGATCAGGGTTTCGTCTTGTGCAGGCAGCATTAAGGAGACAAGTATTGCGGTACAAGGGGAACAAAAGCTCGCGGAAATCACTCTTCCGCTGACCCGTTCATCAGGTTCTGATCCTGATGTCATTACGCTGCAGCTGGATATGGATATTTATGAGAGCTCAAGAGCTTTCCTTGTCTTTCCTGTGTCGGATCAGGTTATCCAACAGCAGATTCTGGACATTGGGCAATCTCAGGTGCTTGCCGTGGACAACGGAATTCTGCGGATACAGGCCAGCAGCGATTTTGCTCCGGGATTATTCTCGCTGGAGTATCAGGGACAGGAATGGCTGGATTCCTCTTTTCCACAGCCCATAGCTAAATCCTGGTGGAATCCCTGGGTGGGTGGAATCTTAACAATGGTCAACGATATTTCATTGCGCAGCTTCATGGAAGAGCCGCGGACCGCTGATTTCGCCGAGCTCACGGACGATAAGGGTAACCGCTGGACGGGCATACGCATGAGTGTCACCATTCAGCAGAATGATAAGTACAAAGGACTTATCCTGCATCAGTATTTCATGCTGCTTCCGGGTGTACCCGTACTTGCCTCTACTGTACACATTGAACAGAATACGGGCACACCGTTATATCCGCTCGAGCTTGAAACCTCGTCCCATTACCGTGCGTCCGCCGATCTTAAGGACAGCAGGGGGTATCTGAAGAACAGCAGTGGTGAAGAGCTTGTCTATAAGGCAGGGAGAGTACAGCTGGGGGTTAGAAGTACTAACGGAATTCTTCAAGTGGGCTCCAAAGAGCGTGAACAGCGCCTGACTCTAGTCACTGCACCGGACCTTTCTTCTACAACTTTGATGGCCAATACTCATGCGGCACTGTCTTATGCTATAGACCCGCTGGATCTTAAAGACGGAGAAGAGCGGTTCAGCAAGCCTCAATTCTATCTTATCTCGGATCTGAAGATTCCGGAGCAGGCTTATGCCGATCTCCTGTCAATCCGGTTCAACAAGTGA
- a CDS encoding amidohydrolase family protein: MKIIDAHVHYSNIDTFHETARTLAHIDYTGKGLQEEFRRSGVIAGVGMGVTETAAGAFPDPEALNPMLLDLSETLPDNLFTCVGINPLTLHLDGQLEALEQSLQQKDVVGIKLYAGYYHFNVGDEIYDPVYKLASAYGLPIVIHGGLTYSDRGLLKYSHPLSMEETFLKHRDITFMLCHLGDPWVMDTAALLEKNPNLYTDLSGWIVGDQAKVNRLLTEQTYTDHFRRAIVFAEKYDRLVFGTDWPLVPLDAYIIFVKHLIPEAHWEDVFYNNALRVFPKLEERIRELDNI, encoded by the coding sequence ATGAAAATCATTGACGCACATGTGCATTACTCGAACATTGATACCTTTCACGAGACAGCCCGGACCTTAGCACATATAGATTATACCGGCAAAGGACTCCAGGAGGAGTTCCGCCGCTCCGGTGTTATCGCAGGTGTCGGGATGGGCGTGACCGAGACGGCCGCCGGTGCTTTTCCGGATCCGGAAGCCCTCAATCCCATGCTGCTTGACCTGAGTGAGACGCTTCCGGATAATTTGTTTACCTGTGTAGGAATTAATCCGCTGACTCTCCATCTGGACGGGCAGCTGGAGGCGCTGGAACAATCGCTGCAACAGAAGGATGTCGTCGGGATCAAGCTGTATGCCGGCTATTACCACTTCAATGTGGGGGACGAGATCTATGATCCGGTCTATAAGCTGGCCTCTGCTTACGGACTGCCAATCGTCATTCATGGAGGGCTAACGTACTCTGACCGGGGCCTGTTGAAATATTCGCATCCGCTGTCTATGGAAGAGACATTCCTGAAGCACCGGGATATTACCTTTATGCTCTGCCATCTGGGCGATCCCTGGGTTATGGACACAGCGGCACTCCTGGAGAAGAATCCGAATCTCTATACCGACCTGTCCGGCTGGATCGTCGGAGACCAGGCTAAGGTGAACCGCCTGCTGACCGAGCAGACCTACACTGATCATTTCCGCCGGGCGATTGTGTTCGCCGAGAAATATGACCGCCTCGTCTTCGGTACCGACTGGCCGCTGGTTCCACTGGATGCCTACATTATATTCGTGAAGCATCTGATCCCGGAAGCGCACTGGGAGGATGTATTCTATAATAATGCACTCCGCGTGTTCCCTAAGCTGGAAGAGCGGATTAGAGAATTGGACAATATTTAA